Proteins encoded in a region of the Zea mays cultivar B73 chromosome 4, Zm-B73-REFERENCE-NAM-5.0, whole genome shotgun sequence genome:
- the LOC541902 gene encoding Glucose-1-phosphate adenylyltransferase small subunit 2, chloroplastic/amyloplastic/cytosolic: MDMALASKASPPPWNATAAEQPIPKRDKAAANDSTYLNPQAHDSVLGIILGGGAGTRLYPLTKKRAKPAVPLGANYRLIDIPVSNCLNSNISKIYVLTQFNSASLNRHLSRAYGSNIGGYKNEGFVEVLAAQQSPDNPNWFQGTADAVRQYLWLFEEHNVMEFLILAGDHLYRMDYEKFIQAHRETNADITVAALPMDEKRATAFGLMKIDEEGRIIEFAEKPKGEQLKAMMVDTTILGLDDVRAKEMPYIASMGIYVFSKDVMLQLLREQFPEANDFGSEVIPGATSIGKRVQAYLYDGYWEDIGTIAAFYNANLGITKKPIPDFSFYDRFAPIYTQPRHLPPSKVLDADVTDSVIGEGCVIKNCKINHSVVGLRSCISEGAIIEDSLLMGADYYETEADKKLLAEKGGIPIGIGKNSCIRRAIIDKNARIGDNVKILNADNVQEAAMETDGYFIKGGIVTVIKDALLPSGTVI; the protein is encoded by the exons ATGGACATGGCTTTGGCGTCTAAAGCCTCCCCTCCGCCATGGAATGCCACCGCCGCCGAGCAGCCAATTCCAAAGCGTGACAAAGCCGCTGCAAATGATTCAACATACCTCAATCCTCAAGCTCATGAT AGTGTTCTTGGAATCATTCTGGGAGGTGGTGCTGGGACTAGATTGTACCCCTTGACAAAGAAGCGTGCCAAGCCTGCAGTGCCATTGGGTGCCAACTATAGACTGATTGATATTCCTGTCAGCAATTGTCTCAACAGCAACATATCCAAGATCTATGTGCTAACGCAATTTAACTCTGCTTCCCTCAACCGTCACCTCTCAAGAGCCTACGGGAGCAACATTGGAGGGTACAAGAATGAAGGGTTTGTTGAAGTCTTAGCTGCACAGCAGAGCCCAGATAATCCAAACTGGTTTCAG GGTACTGCAGATGCTGTAAGGCAGTACTTGTGGTTGTTTGAGGAGCATAATGTGATGGAATTTCTAATTCTTGCTGGCGATCACCTGTACCGGATGGACTATGAAAAGTTCATTCAGGCACACAGAGAAACAAATGCTGATATTACCGTTGCTGCCCTACCGATGGATGAGAAACGTGCAACTGCATTTGGCCTCATGAAAATTGATGAAGAAGGGAGGATCATTGAGTTTGCTGAGAAACCGAAAGGAGAGCAGTTGAAAGCAATGATG GTTGACACCACCATACTTGGCCTTGATGACGTGAGGGCAAAGGAAATGCCTTATATTGCTAGCATGGGTATCTATGTTTTCAGCAAAGATGTAATGCTTCAGCTCCTCCGTGAACAATTTCCTGAAGCCAATGACTTTGGAAGTGAGGTTATTCCAGGTGCAACCAGCATTGGAAAGAGG GTTCAGGCTTATCTGTATGATGGTTACTGGGAAGATATCGGTACCATTGCGGCATTTTATAATGCAAACTTGGGAATAACCAAGAAGCCAATACCAGATTTCAG CTTCTATGACCGTTTTGCTCCAATTTATACACAACCTCGACACCTGCCACCTTCAAAGGTTCTTGATGCTGATGTGACAGACAGTGTTATTGGTGAAGGATGTGTTATTAAA AACTGCAAGATAAACCATTCTGTAGTTGGACTCCGATCTTGCATATCTGAAGGTGCTATCATAGAGGACAGTTTACTAATGGGTGCGGACTACTATGAG ACAGAAGCTGATAAAAAACTCCTTGCCGAAAAAGGTGGCATTCCTATTGGTATTGGGAAAAATTCATGCATCAGGAGAGCAATCATTGACAAGAATGCTCGAATTGGAGACAATGTTAAG ATACTCAATGCTGACAATGTTCAAGAAGCTGCAATGGAGACAGACGGGTACTTCATCAAAGGTGGAATTGTCACAGTGATCAAGGATGCTTTACTCCCTAGTGGAACAGTTATATGA
- the LOC541902 gene encoding glucose-1-phosphate adenylyltransferase small subunit 2, chloroplastic/amyloplastic/cytosolic isoform X1, translated as MAAIASASPRTLIPPRPRHHGAAPSPSTSDVSSLRLLRAHPRHVRRSRGVSISMPVARSRSFVFSPRAVADSKSSQTCLDPDASTSVLGIILGGGAGTRLYPLTKKRAKPAVPLGANYRLIDIPVSNCLNSNISKIYVLTQFNSASLNRHLSRAYGSNIGGYKNEGFVEVLAAQQSPDNPNWFQGTADAVRQYLWLFEEHNVMEFLILAGDHLYRMDYEKFIQAHRETNADITVAALPMDEKRATAFGLMKIDEEGRIIEFAEKPKGEQLKAMMVDTTILGLDDVRAKEMPYIASMGIYVFSKDVMLQLLREQFPEANDFGSEVIPGATSIGKRVQAYLYDGYWEDIGTIAAFYNANLGITKKPIPDFSFYDRFAPIYTQPRHLPPSKVLDADVTDSVIGEGCVIKNCKINHSVVGLRSCISEGAIIEDSLLMGADYYETEADKKLLAEKGGIPIGIGKNSCIRRAIIDKNARIGDNVKILNADNVQEAAMETDGYFIKGGIVTVIKDALLPSGTVI; from the exons ATGGCCGCGATAGCCTCAGCTTCGCCCAGGACCCTGATCCCTCCGCGGCCGCGCCACCACGGCGCCGCGCCCTCCCCATCCACCTCCGACGTCTCCTCGCTCCGACTCCTCCGCGCGCACCCGCGCCACGTCCGACGCAGCCGCGGAGTGTCCATCTCGATGCCCGTGGCGCGGAGCCGGTCGTTCGTCTTCTCCCCGCGCGCGGTGGCTGACTCCAAGAGCTCCCAGACCTGCCTGGACCCCGACGCCAGCACG AGTGTTCTTGGAATCATTCTGGGAGGTGGTGCTGGGACTAGATTGTACCCCTTGACAAAGAAGCGTGCCAAGCCTGCAGTGCCATTGGGTGCCAACTATAGACTGATTGATATTCCTGTCAGCAATTGTCTCAACAGCAACATATCCAAGATCTATGTGCTAACGCAATTTAACTCTGCTTCCCTCAACCGTCACCTCTCAAGAGCCTACGGGAGCAACATTGGAGGGTACAAGAATGAAGGGTTTGTTGAAGTCTTAGCTGCACAGCAGAGCCCAGATAATCCAAACTGGTTTCAG GGTACTGCAGATGCTGTAAGGCAGTACTTGTGGTTGTTTGAGGAGCATAATGTGATGGAATTTCTAATTCTTGCTGGCGATCACCTGTACCGGATGGACTATGAAAAGTTCATTCAGGCACACAGAGAAACAAATGCTGATATTACCGTTGCTGCCCTACCGATGGATGAGAAACGTGCAACTGCATTTGGCCTCATGAAAATTGATGAAGAAGGGAGGATCATTGAGTTTGCTGAGAAACCGAAAGGAGAGCAGTTGAAAGCAATGATG GTTGACACCACCATACTTGGCCTTGATGACGTGAGGGCAAAGGAAATGCCTTATATTGCTAGCATGGGTATCTATGTTTTCAGCAAAGATGTAATGCTTCAGCTCCTCCGTGAACAATTTCCTGAAGCCAATGACTTTGGAAGTGAGGTTATTCCAGGTGCAACCAGCATTGGAAAGAGG GTTCAGGCTTATCTGTATGATGGTTACTGGGAAGATATCGGTACCATTGCGGCATTTTATAATGCAAACTTGGGAATAACCAAGAAGCCAATACCAGATTTCAG CTTCTATGACCGTTTTGCTCCAATTTATACACAACCTCGACACCTGCCACCTTCAAAGGTTCTTGATGCTGATGTGACAGACAGTGTTATTGGTGAAGGATGTGTTATTAAA AACTGCAAGATAAACCATTCTGTAGTTGGACTCCGATCTTGCATATCTGAAGGTGCTATCATAGAGGACAGTTTACTAATGGGTGCGGACTACTATGAG ACAGAAGCTGATAAAAAACTCCTTGCCGAAAAAGGTGGCATTCCTATTGGTATTGGGAAAAATTCATGCATCAGGAGAGCAATCATTGACAAGAATGCTCGAATTGGAGACAATGTTAAG ATACTCAATGCTGACAATGTTCAAGAAGCTGCAATGGAGACAGACGGGTACTTCATCAAAGGTGGAATTGTCACAGTGATCAAGGATGCTTTACTCCCTAGTGGAACAGTTATATGA